From one Lysinibacillus sp. G4S2 genomic stretch:
- a CDS encoding type 1 glutamine amidotransferase family protein yields the protein MQTKKVFLYVFNTMSDWEYGYLIAELNSGRYFKKDLVPLKVITVGANKEMITTMGGLSIKPDISLDECTLESKDLLILPGGTTWGEVIHQPIMKKVGEALKLGTNVAAICGATEALANMGYLDSRKHTSNDLEYIKMVCPNYKGEKYYEMRPAVSGENLVTASGVAPLEFAMEVLKKLDVFAPDTLHSWYNLNKTHKPEYFFQLMNSINR from the coding sequence ATGCAAACAAAAAAAGTTTTTCTATATGTATTTAATACAATGTCGGACTGGGAATATGGATATTTAATTGCTGAACTAAACTCAGGAAGATATTTCAAAAAAGATTTAGTGCCTTTAAAAGTAATTACAGTAGGGGCTAATAAAGAAATGATTACTACTATGGGAGGACTGAGCATAAAACCAGATATTTCCCTAGATGAATGTACTCTTGAGAGTAAAGATCTTTTAATTTTACCTGGAGGGACTACTTGGGGAGAAGTTATTCATCAACCAATCATGAAAAAAGTTGGCGAAGCCTTAAAGCTCGGCACTAATGTTGCTGCAATTTGTGGTGCAACTGAGGCTCTTGCGAATATGGGATACTTAGATTCTAGAAAACACACAAGCAATGACTTAGAGTATATTAAAATGGTCTGCCCAAATTATAAAGGCGAAAAATATTATGAGATGAGACCTGCAGTATCTGGTGAGAATTTGGTTACTGCATCAGGAGTAGCTCCTCTGGAATTTGCGATGGAAGTACTGAAAAAATTAGATGTATTTGCACCAGATACATTACATTCATGGTATAACCTAAATAAGACTCATAAACCTGAATACTTCTTCCAGTTAATGAATTCAATAAATAGATGA
- the proS gene encoding proline--tRNA ligase, with amino-acid sequence MTTQQNDFSKWYIETIQKADLMDYTPVRGCIAFKPDGYEIWEHIQEEMDRRFKETGHRNAYFPMLIPESFFQKEKDHIEGFSPELPWVTEAAGEKLEERLALRPTSETMIGHLYSNWIKSYRDLPVLINQWANVFRWEKKTLPFIRTSEFLWQEGHTAHVDEEDARKETMQMLTIYKEVVEDLLAIPVYDGQKTPSERFAGAVDTFSIEAMMKNGKAVQAGTSHYLGTKFAEAFDIKYLNKANQHEHVHTTSWGTSTRLIGSVIMVHGDEQGLILPPRIAPTQVVLIPVGPWKKNPEIMEKLDDIFAVLKKKGIRVHLDDSDQSPGFKFNEWELKGIPIRIELGPRDLEKNQALLKARDEDEKQSIDLNDIVSAIELELTTMQTRLFEKARTFRDENAHTTIDTLQELQQHINTSKENGSIPGWILAGWCGDDACEEKVKEETKYTSRNIPFNPPTTKTTCICCGNEAKHTVWFAQAY; translated from the coding sequence ATGACAACACAACAAAATGATTTTTCAAAATGGTACATTGAAACAATCCAAAAGGCAGATTTAATGGATTATACTCCGGTCCGCGGCTGTATCGCATTTAAACCAGACGGCTATGAAATTTGGGAACATATTCAGGAAGAAATGGACCGCCGTTTTAAAGAGACAGGTCACCGCAACGCTTATTTCCCTATGTTAATCCCTGAATCCTTCTTCCAAAAGGAAAAAGATCATATCGAAGGCTTCTCACCTGAACTTCCTTGGGTAACAGAGGCAGCTGGCGAAAAATTAGAAGAACGTTTAGCACTTCGTCCGACATCCGAAACGATGATTGGACATTTATATTCTAATTGGATCAAAAGTTACCGTGATTTGCCGGTCTTAATTAATCAATGGGCCAATGTTTTTCGCTGGGAAAAGAAAACACTTCCGTTCATTCGAACATCTGAATTTTTGTGGCAAGAGGGCCATACAGCGCATGTTGATGAAGAAGATGCACGTAAAGAAACAATGCAAATGTTAACGATTTATAAAGAGGTAGTTGAAGATTTACTTGCAATCCCTGTCTATGATGGACAAAAAACACCTTCTGAGCGTTTTGCAGGCGCAGTTGATACATTTTCTATCGAAGCAATGATGAAAAATGGAAAGGCCGTACAAGCTGGTACTTCTCACTATTTAGGGACAAAATTCGCTGAAGCCTTTGATATAAAATATTTAAATAAAGCCAATCAGCATGAACATGTACACACAACTTCTTGGGGGACTTCCACACGCTTAATTGGTTCTGTCATTATGGTTCACGGTGATGAACAGGGGCTTATTTTACCGCCACGAATTGCACCAACCCAAGTTGTCTTAATACCTGTAGGTCCATGGAAAAAGAACCCTGAAATTATGGAGAAACTAGATGACATCTTCGCAGTCCTTAAAAAGAAGGGAATCCGAGTACATCTAGATGATTCGGACCAATCACCTGGCTTCAAATTTAACGAATGGGAATTAAAAGGTATACCAATTCGTATTGAACTAGGACCTCGTGATTTAGAGAAAAACCAGGCATTGTTAAAAGCACGAGATGAAGATGAGAAGCAATCCATTGACCTGAATGACATTGTTTCAGCAATTGAGCTTGAATTAACAACGATGCAAACGCGTTTATTTGAAAAAGCACGTACATTCCGTGATGAAAACGCTCATACAACGATCGATACACTTCAGGAATTACAGCAGCATATTAACACGTCCAAGGAAAACGGATCTATTCCTGGTTGGATTCTTGCTGGATGGTGTGGAGATGATGCATGCGAGGAAAAAGTGAAAGAAGAGACAAAATATACTTCCCGTAACATTCCATTTAACCCACCAACTACGAAAACTACATGTATTTGCTGTGGCAATGAAGCGAAACATACAGTTTGGTTTGCTCAGGCATACTAA
- a CDS encoding CbrC family protein — protein MTENLIAQWQEQRKTFDANNTKAINAMHKLREQIQNAEPTEVNLRILVEIFCMLQMYDEAYKIFTSVMDLRNKKDQRKYGSIKYWIDNPQNVNPLLPRVVQEEAKMKIPLPTFKYMPNPIQANIFKTGELVVCDCCKQEVDIYCTKGIYAIEEVEYLCPSCIHSGLAAQKFDGQFQQDLLNSELVKNDDYTDEVLHRTPGYISWQGNDWVAHCTDYCAFIGYVGWQELVEMGITEEFEHFNGHTKEELAATLRNNGSHQGYLFQCLECQQYILYSDFD, from the coding sequence ATGACAGAAAATCTTATTGCGCAATGGCAAGAGCAAAGAAAGACTTTTGACGCAAATAATACCAAAGCAATTAATGCCATGCATAAGCTAAGGGAGCAAATTCAAAATGCAGAGCCAACAGAGGTAAATTTGCGCATTCTCGTCGAAATTTTCTGCATGTTGCAAATGTATGACGAGGCATACAAAATTTTTACATCCGTCATGGATTTACGCAATAAAAAAGATCAGAGAAAATACGGCTCGATTAAATATTGGATTGACAATCCACAAAATGTAAATCCATTATTGCCACGTGTCGTTCAGGAGGAAGCGAAGATGAAAATACCATTACCAACATTTAAATATATGCCGAATCCAATACAAGCGAATATTTTTAAAACGGGTGAATTAGTTGTTTGCGACTGCTGTAAGCAAGAAGTGGACATTTATTGTACAAAAGGCATTTATGCGATTGAAGAGGTGGAATATCTTTGTCCAAGCTGTATTCATAGTGGGCTGGCTGCGCAAAAATTTGATGGTCAATTTCAACAAGATTTATTAAATTCCGAACTTGTGAAGAATGATGACTATACAGATGAAGTGTTGCATCGAACACCCGGATATATTAGTTGGCAAGGAAATGATTGGGTAGCCCATTGCACGGATTATTGCGCATTTATTGGTTATGTTGGCTGGCAAGAGCTGGTGGAGATGGGCATTACGGAGGAGTTTGAACATTTTAATGGTCATACCAAAGAAGAGCTAGCCGCTACTTTACGTAATAATGGCTCGCATCAAGGTTATCTATTTCAATGCTTAGAATGTCAGCAATACATTCTGTACTCCGACTTTGATTAA
- a CDS encoding DUF6138 family protein, with product MSQYIEQFLADVWRQLEHFYQQENDRISKMKDWSQLHIGVNHYVKVKWTSEKLNKLQWGTPHYGTISIYTYEPFSWHDDAYRVAAGDYMQEITDINQIEELFSVLCAKMDAVFQSDEYHAKLFDYRLQLILEFEHEGRELCYQKELLNNDKFTLAKQTLATFIETKVMADLPVCPAKKDGFFFAHCLVNPYFFHQSVADIEPLVQRLLEKYSGNEESLNKWIYDYTLAFKSWAEEYVLSVYFEETGEYETKWILNSAARPKQKELEFFVYIALQIGPKEPDTRKQYLELAQQLGSQEAEDYLQNGSDHFEHRRESARFQGAANDIRKFISIHIIVEEEEAYREALHYIIDLLQAGFVKGYSLQLESQEENYLPIQGLAKTELHQFFANCLAYPNLFPLIADYAKVAMEEYAWYEDVEPSELSAMPGTYAVFGLGLYSDAYFPLVQSYMSLVDSEHQLVQNNYAEAFLHMHDLAVERMPVLIDILLSANEGELEQLKGIHVDELELLAELILQLENKEDYQRSYVLYQIFGSMEDLAQRIEKDSAPIQEMLEKLVGWMEDY from the coding sequence TTGTCACAGTATATAGAACAGTTTTTGGCGGATGTATGGCGGCAGTTAGAGCACTTTTATCAGCAGGAAAATGACCGAATTAGTAAAATGAAGGACTGGAGCCAACTCCATATAGGGGTTAATCATTATGTAAAGGTGAAATGGACATCAGAAAAATTGAATAAATTACAATGGGGAACCCCTCATTATGGAACGATTTCGATTTATACATATGAGCCATTTAGTTGGCATGACGATGCTTATAGGGTAGCAGCGGGCGATTACATGCAAGAGATAACAGACATCAACCAAATAGAAGAATTATTTTCCGTTTTATGTGCCAAAATGGATGCGGTTTTCCAATCTGATGAATATCATGCGAAGCTTTTTGATTATCGTCTTCAACTTATATTAGAATTTGAGCACGAGGGGCGTGAGCTTTGCTATCAAAAAGAGCTACTAAATAACGACAAATTTACATTAGCGAAACAAACGTTAGCTACTTTTATTGAAACAAAAGTGATGGCTGATTTACCTGTATGTCCTGCTAAGAAAGATGGATTTTTCTTTGCACATTGCCTAGTCAATCCATATTTTTTTCATCAGAGCGTAGCTGATATCGAACCATTAGTGCAACGGTTATTGGAGAAGTATAGCGGGAATGAAGAAAGCTTAAACAAGTGGATATATGATTATACATTGGCATTTAAATCTTGGGCAGAGGAGTATGTTTTATCAGTTTATTTTGAGGAGACAGGAGAATATGAAACGAAATGGATACTAAACTCAGCGGCTAGACCTAAGCAGAAGGAGCTAGAGTTCTTCGTTTATATTGCCTTACAAATCGGACCTAAAGAACCTGATACACGTAAGCAATATCTTGAATTGGCGCAGCAACTTGGCTCACAAGAGGCGGAGGATTATTTACAAAATGGCAGTGATCATTTTGAACATAGAAGGGAAAGTGCGCGCTTTCAAGGAGCAGCCAATGATATTCGAAAATTCATTTCAATTCACATCATTGTTGAGGAAGAAGAGGCCTATCGTGAAGCATTGCATTACATCATCGATTTGTTACAAGCGGGCTTTGTCAAAGGCTATAGCTTACAGTTAGAGAGTCAGGAAGAAAACTATTTACCGATTCAAGGCCTTGCGAAAACTGAGCTGCATCAATTTTTTGCAAATTGCCTTGCGTATCCCAACCTGTTCCCATTGATTGCCGACTATGCAAAAGTGGCAATGGAGGAATATGCATGGTATGAGGACGTGGAGCCTAGCGAGCTATCCGCTATGCCTGGAACATATGCTGTATTTGGTTTAGGGCTTTATAGCGATGCTTATTTCCCCCTTGTGCAAAGCTATATGTCACTTGTTGATTCAGAGCACCAGCTTGTACAAAATAACTATGCAGAAGCTTTTCTTCACATGCACGATCTAGCAGTGGAACGGATGCCTGTACTGATTGACATTTTACTTAGCGCAAATGAGGGGGAGCTCGAGCAGTTAAAAGGAATTCACGTTGATGAACTGGAATTGCTAGCTGAATTGATACTTCAACTGGAGAACAAAGAAGATTACCAACGCAGCTATGTATTATATCAAATTTTTGGCAGTATGGAGGATCTAGCACAGCGCATTGAAAAAGATTCAGCACCAATCCAAGAAATGCTAGAAAAATTAGTAGGTTGGATGGAAGATTACTAA
- a CDS encoding Imm51 family immunity protein — protein MPKKLLNMLEKWYEENQHDKIVEAIEQLSKSERDYEIVGHYGRALNNVGRYHEALSQLCTVKKQGQQDADWHWRVGYAYFYSQQWQEALAAFEKAKELQFDTRTEEYIVACRNIMKKSAKALDDFKLVPFHERDFSQFWEKSDYADKNYVEVSPTTEMIASIEEELGYKLPADYIWFMQQQNGGIPVNTCFPTAMPTSWAEDHVAITGMMGIGREKADSLCGSLGSNFMLEEWGYPNIGVVIADCPSAGHDIIMLDYRTCGADGEPAVVHVDQEADYYITFLAQNFATFIVGLVNEEVFDTSEQDKLDDLDMVKHVPFSPLLQSLCEKAGERNRIEAVIRGICTQIVEDKGYFALHADEISMLMYDIQFWLYTGANSKVTQAQYLADYKNIIALAQGFSTGGYAPDFVSSWLNERIEQGEIVSQEGLLSFTTDKVANLHAQMMNEELKPFRWLEHDSGNISLLLEVGIYKQELFETRADEGFQGNGYDWCSLAEMYLQEKLPELEGIVRFDPEADIFCAYADKKDALLRFAVGFKQACENDELIYELFSRAILD, from the coding sequence ATGCCAAAAAAATTATTGAATATGTTAGAAAAATGGTATGAGGAAAATCAACATGACAAAATTGTAGAAGCGATTGAACAATTGTCTAAGTCAGAGCGAGATTACGAAATAGTAGGTCATTATGGTCGTGCGCTTAATAATGTAGGGCGTTATCATGAAGCGTTATCCCAGTTATGCACAGTAAAAAAACAGGGGCAACAAGATGCGGATTGGCATTGGCGTGTTGGCTATGCTTATTTCTATAGCCAACAATGGCAAGAAGCACTGGCTGCATTTGAAAAAGCAAAGGAATTACAGTTTGATACTAGAACTGAAGAGTATATAGTAGCCTGTCGGAATATTATGAAAAAGTCAGCAAAAGCGCTAGATGATTTCAAGCTTGTACCTTTTCATGAGCGTGATTTCAGTCAATTTTGGGAAAAAAGCGATTATGCGGATAAAAATTATGTAGAAGTATCCCCCACTACCGAAATGATTGCTTCTATAGAAGAGGAACTTGGCTATAAATTGCCAGCAGATTATATTTGGTTTATGCAACAACAGAACGGCGGTATTCCAGTAAACACTTGTTTTCCAACGGCTATGCCGACTTCATGGGCAGAAGATCATGTGGCGATTACAGGGATGATGGGCATTGGTCGCGAAAAGGCTGATAGCTTGTGTGGCAGTTTGGGAAGCAATTTTATGTTGGAAGAATGGGGCTACCCAAATATTGGCGTTGTCATAGCCGATTGCCCGTCAGCAGGTCATGATATCATTATGCTTGATTATCGTACATGTGGTGCAGATGGCGAACCTGCTGTTGTACATGTAGATCAAGAGGCAGATTACTATATTACTTTCCTTGCGCAGAACTTTGCGACTTTTATTGTCGGATTGGTGAATGAGGAAGTATTCGATACATCTGAACAAGATAAACTTGACGATTTGGATATGGTGAAACATGTACCATTCTCTCCTTTGTTACAGTCGTTATGTGAGAAAGCTGGAGAGAGAAATCGGATAGAAGCAGTTATTCGAGGTATTTGTACGCAGATTGTAGAGGACAAAGGCTATTTTGCTTTACATGCAGACGAGATATCCATGCTGATGTATGATATCCAGTTTTGGTTGTACACTGGTGCTAATTCGAAGGTGACGCAAGCTCAATATTTAGCGGATTACAAGAATATCATTGCACTTGCACAAGGTTTCAGTACAGGAGGATATGCCCCAGACTTTGTTTCAAGTTGGTTAAATGAACGCATAGAGCAGGGGGAAATTGTAAGTCAAGAGGGGCTATTAAGTTTTACAACGGATAAGGTAGCTAATCTACATGCTCAAATGATGAATGAAGAACTAAAACCTTTTAGATGGCTAGAACATGATAGTGGAAATATTTCGCTCCTATTAGAAGTAGGCATTTATAAACAGGAGTTGTTTGAAACACGCGCAGATGAAGGATTTCAAGGTAATGGCTACGACTGGTGCTCGCTTGCGGAAATGTATTTGCAAGAGAAGTTGCCAGAGCTAGAAGGCATTGTGCGTTTCGACCCAGAAGCAGATATTTTCTGTGCTTATGCCGACAAAAAAGACGCATTGTTGCGATTCGCTGTTGGATTTAAACAAGCCTGTGAAAATGATGAACTGATATATGAGTTATTTTCTAGGGCAATATTGGATTAA
- a CDS encoding DUF5713 family protein, which produces MKEIIFLKGMYQDSYYPTFLVDKIKELLEQIVRYLEQGPHSLEDIQVKFDEITRAINDLEDEFLEHDSEIETVARDSIALTVMDILDVYNVKIDIEDALREREW; this is translated from the coding sequence ATGAAAGAAATCATTTTTTTAAAGGGAATGTATCAAGATAGTTATTATCCTACATTTTTAGTTGATAAAATTAAAGAATTATTGGAGCAAATTGTCCGCTATTTAGAGCAAGGTCCCCATTCATTAGAAGATATACAAGTAAAATTTGATGAAATTACACGTGCGATTAATGATTTAGAAGACGAGTTTTTAGAACATGACAGTGAAATTGAAACGGTTGCACGAGATAGTATTGCATTAACTGTTATGGATATATTGGATGTATACAACGTGAAGATTGATATTGAAGACGCATTAAGAGAACGTGAATGGTAG
- a CDS encoding WGR domain-containing protein, with product MKKAFTYQDEKSNKFWTIDYFGMTICVHYGKNGTIGKYEMKEFESQKICEKEAQKLIVSKMKKGYQENPTFDFDNCLYFDIGEYGPHPKTSHPRFVAHFTEEFYYDCGDEEAPFGSDEGSDTLYEMEEVIRKKRIIDFATFPKHLIENIWGMHYISVDTLDEKAVRDIAKEHEMDMMQSDMITYATAFGQIEITGKLDSALKKNALLALKRFAIMYSDGQLTATQQTMYNDLLAF from the coding sequence ATGAAAAAAGCTTTTACATATCAAGACGAAAAATCAAATAAATTTTGGACAATTGATTATTTTGGGATGACAATATGTGTGCATTACGGGAAAAATGGAACGATTGGGAAGTATGAAATGAAAGAATTTGAGTCACAAAAAATTTGTGAAAAAGAAGCCCAAAAGTTAATTGTCAGTAAAATGAAGAAAGGGTATCAAGAAAATCCTACATTTGATTTTGATAATTGTCTTTACTTTGATATAGGGGAATATGGCCCACATCCAAAAACGTCACACCCACGTTTTGTCGCTCATTTCACAGAAGAATTTTATTATGATTGTGGTGATGAAGAAGCACCTTTTGGTAGTGATGAAGGGTCTGATACACTTTATGAAATGGAAGAAGTCATAAGAAAGAAGCGCATCATTGACTTTGCTACTTTCCCGAAACATTTAATAGAGAATATATGGGGAATGCATTATATATCAGTTGACACATTGGATGAAAAAGCTGTACGTGATATCGCAAAAGAGCATGAAATGGATATGATGCAAAGTGACATGATAACTTATGCAACAGCCTTTGGTCAAATTGAAATTACTGGGAAACTAGACTCAGCCTTGAAGAAGAATGCACTTTTAGCATTGAAGCGTTTTGCTATCATGTACTCTGATGGACAATTAACGGCAACGCAGCAGACAATGTA